In Juglans microcarpa x Juglans regia isolate MS1-56 chromosome 4S, Jm3101_v1.0, whole genome shotgun sequence, a single window of DNA contains:
- the LOC121261904 gene encoding GDSL esterase/lipase At1g09390-like isoform X2, with protein MESKCPNSKPQYINKQKKAVASSSIGQAARKKLEPPTPTMAASRSLSPFHFCTFFFFFFLLVPLLSLLSLPIPVLCQCKRPPVIFNFGDSNSDTGGLVAGLGFPVNFPNGRAFFHRSTGRLSDGRLLIDLLCQSLNASLLSPYLDSLGGSKFSNGANFAVVGSSTLPRYVPFSLNIQVMQFLHFKARSIELAAAGTLINDEAFRNALYMIDMGQNDIANTFSKNLSYALVVKRIPSVIREIQDAVKTLYTQGGRNFWIHNTGPLGCLPQKLSLVQNKDLDPYGCLSSYNSAARLFNEGLRHLCLEMRSELKDASIVYVDIFSIKYDLIANSTKYGFSSPLMACCGHGGPPYNYNIKVTCGQPGFQVCNEGSKLVSWDGIHYTEAANTFISSKVLSTAYSTPRTTFDFFCHG; from the exons ATGGAATCCAAATGTCCAAACTCCAAACCCCAATACataaacaaacagaaaaaagCAGTGGCCAGCAGCAGCATCGGCCAAGCTGCAAGAAAGAAATTAGAACCTCCCACTCCGACTATGGCCgcctctcgctctctctctcctttccacTTTTgcacctttttcttcttcttcttcttgctcgTTCCATTGCTTTCCCTGCTTTCTCTTCCAATCCCGGTTCTCTGCCAGTGCAAAAGACCTCCGGTTATCTTCAACTTCGGGGACTCCAACTCCGACACGGGTGGACTCGTCGCTGGGCTCGGTTTCCCTGTCAATTTTCCCAACGGTCGTGCCTTCTTCCACCGGTCTACAGGCCGGTTGTCCGATGGCCGGCTCCTGATCGACCTCTTGT GCCAGAGTTTGAATGCAAGCTTACTGAGCCCATACCTAGACTCCTTGGGAGGATCCAAGTTCTCAAATGGGGCAAATTTTGCAGTGGTGGGGTCCTCTACTCTCCCTCGTTATGTCCCATTTTCTTTGAATATTCAGGTCATGCAGTTCCTTCATTTTAAGGCTCGCTCCATTGAACTTGCTGCCGCAG GGACTTTGATCAATGACGAGGCATTCCGGAATGCACTTTACATGATTGATATGGGCCAAAATGACATTGCCAATACATTCTCCAAGAACCTATCATATGCACTGGTTGTAAAAAGAATTCCATCAGTCATCAGAGAAATCCAGGATGCTGTCAAG ACCTTGTATACTCAAGGTGGTCGGAACTTTTGGATACATAACACCGGGCCATTGGGTTGCCTACCTCAAAAGCTTTCGTTAGTTCAAAACAAGGATTTGGATCCGTATGGATGTCTTTCAAGTTATAATTCTGCTGCAAGATTGTTTAATGAAGGACTGCGTCATTTGTGCCTAGAGATGAGATCTGAACTGAAGGATGCTAGCATAGTCTATGTAGATATATTTTCAATCAAGTATGATCTCATCGCCAACTCCACCAAATACG GTTTCTCGAGTCCCCTAATGGCATGCTGCGGGCATGGAGGTCCTCCatacaattataatatcaaGGTGACATGTGGTCAGCCTGGCTTTCAGGTCTGCAATGAAGGATCTAAACTCGTAAGTTGGGATGGGATCCATTATACTGAAGCTGCAAACACCTTTATATCCTCAAAAGTACTTTCCACAGCTTATTCTACACCACGTACTACGTTTGATTTCTTTTGTCATGGTTGA
- the LOC121261904 gene encoding GDSL esterase/lipase At1g09390-like isoform X1, translated as MESKCPNSKPQYINKQKKAVASSSIGQAARKKLEPPTPTMAASRSLSPFHFCTFFFFFFLLVPLLSLLSLPIPVLCQCKRPPVIFNFGDSNSDTGGLVAGLGFPVNFPNGRAFFHRSTGRLSDGRLLIDLLCQSLNASLLSPYLDSLGGSKFSNGANFAVVGSSTLPRYVPFSLNIQVMQFLHFKARSIELAAAGSGTLINDEAFRNALYMIDMGQNDIANTFSKNLSYALVVKRIPSVIREIQDAVKTLYTQGGRNFWIHNTGPLGCLPQKLSLVQNKDLDPYGCLSSYNSAARLFNEGLRHLCLEMRSELKDASIVYVDIFSIKYDLIANSTKYGFSSPLMACCGHGGPPYNYNIKVTCGQPGFQVCNEGSKLVSWDGIHYTEAANTFISSKVLSTAYSTPRTTFDFFCHG; from the exons ATGGAATCCAAATGTCCAAACTCCAAACCCCAATACataaacaaacagaaaaaagCAGTGGCCAGCAGCAGCATCGGCCAAGCTGCAAGAAAGAAATTAGAACCTCCCACTCCGACTATGGCCgcctctcgctctctctctcctttccacTTTTgcacctttttcttcttcttcttcttgctcgTTCCATTGCTTTCCCTGCTTTCTCTTCCAATCCCGGTTCTCTGCCAGTGCAAAAGACCTCCGGTTATCTTCAACTTCGGGGACTCCAACTCCGACACGGGTGGACTCGTCGCTGGGCTCGGTTTCCCTGTCAATTTTCCCAACGGTCGTGCCTTCTTCCACCGGTCTACAGGCCGGTTGTCCGATGGCCGGCTCCTGATCGACCTCTTGT GCCAGAGTTTGAATGCAAGCTTACTGAGCCCATACCTAGACTCCTTGGGAGGATCCAAGTTCTCAAATGGGGCAAATTTTGCAGTGGTGGGGTCCTCTACTCTCCCTCGTTATGTCCCATTTTCTTTGAATATTCAGGTCATGCAGTTCCTTCATTTTAAGGCTCGCTCCATTGAACTTGCTGCCGCAG gttcaGGGACTTTGATCAATGACGAGGCATTCCGGAATGCACTTTACATGATTGATATGGGCCAAAATGACATTGCCAATACATTCTCCAAGAACCTATCATATGCACTGGTTGTAAAAAGAATTCCATCAGTCATCAGAGAAATCCAGGATGCTGTCAAG ACCTTGTATACTCAAGGTGGTCGGAACTTTTGGATACATAACACCGGGCCATTGGGTTGCCTACCTCAAAAGCTTTCGTTAGTTCAAAACAAGGATTTGGATCCGTATGGATGTCTTTCAAGTTATAATTCTGCTGCAAGATTGTTTAATGAAGGACTGCGTCATTTGTGCCTAGAGATGAGATCTGAACTGAAGGATGCTAGCATAGTCTATGTAGATATATTTTCAATCAAGTATGATCTCATCGCCAACTCCACCAAATACG GTTTCTCGAGTCCCCTAATGGCATGCTGCGGGCATGGAGGTCCTCCatacaattataatatcaaGGTGACATGTGGTCAGCCTGGCTTTCAGGTCTGCAATGAAGGATCTAAACTCGTAAGTTGGGATGGGATCCATTATACTGAAGCTGCAAACACCTTTATATCCTCAAAAGTACTTTCCACAGCTTATTCTACACCACGTACTACGTTTGATTTCTTTTGTCATGGTTGA
- the LOC121261904 gene encoding GDSL esterase/lipase At1g09390-like isoform X3: protein MESKCPNSKPQYINKQKKAVASSSIGQAARKKLEPPTPTMAASRSLSPFHFCTFFFFFFLLVPLLSLLSLPIPVLCQCKRPPVIFNFGDSNSDTGGLVAGLGFPVNFPNGRAFFHRSTGRLSDGRLLIDLLCQSLNASLLSPYLDSLGGSKFSNGANFAVVGSSTLPRYVPFSLNIQVMQFLHFKARSIELAAAGSGTLINDEAFRNALYMIDMGQNDIANTFSKNLSYALVVKRIPSVIREIQDAVKTLYTQGGRNFWIHNTGPLGCLPQKLSLVQNKDLDPYGCLSSYNSAARLFNEGLRHLCLEMRSELKDASIVYVDIFSIKYDLIANSTKYVTL from the exons ATGGAATCCAAATGTCCAAACTCCAAACCCCAATACataaacaaacagaaaaaagCAGTGGCCAGCAGCAGCATCGGCCAAGCTGCAAGAAAGAAATTAGAACCTCCCACTCCGACTATGGCCgcctctcgctctctctctcctttccacTTTTgcacctttttcttcttcttcttcttgctcgTTCCATTGCTTTCCCTGCTTTCTCTTCCAATCCCGGTTCTCTGCCAGTGCAAAAGACCTCCGGTTATCTTCAACTTCGGGGACTCCAACTCCGACACGGGTGGACTCGTCGCTGGGCTCGGTTTCCCTGTCAATTTTCCCAACGGTCGTGCCTTCTTCCACCGGTCTACAGGCCGGTTGTCCGATGGCCGGCTCCTGATCGACCTCTTGT GCCAGAGTTTGAATGCAAGCTTACTGAGCCCATACCTAGACTCCTTGGGAGGATCCAAGTTCTCAAATGGGGCAAATTTTGCAGTGGTGGGGTCCTCTACTCTCCCTCGTTATGTCCCATTTTCTTTGAATATTCAGGTCATGCAGTTCCTTCATTTTAAGGCTCGCTCCATTGAACTTGCTGCCGCAG gttcaGGGACTTTGATCAATGACGAGGCATTCCGGAATGCACTTTACATGATTGATATGGGCCAAAATGACATTGCCAATACATTCTCCAAGAACCTATCATATGCACTGGTTGTAAAAAGAATTCCATCAGTCATCAGAGAAATCCAGGATGCTGTCAAG ACCTTGTATACTCAAGGTGGTCGGAACTTTTGGATACATAACACCGGGCCATTGGGTTGCCTACCTCAAAAGCTTTCGTTAGTTCAAAACAAGGATTTGGATCCGTATGGATGTCTTTCAAGTTATAATTCTGCTGCAAGATTGTTTAATGAAGGACTGCGTCATTTGTGCCTAGAGATGAGATCTGAACTGAAGGATGCTAGCATAGTCTATGTAGATATATTTTCAATCAAGTATGATCTCATCGCCAACTCCACCAAATACG TCACCTTGTAG